The Corvus hawaiiensis isolate bCorHaw1 chromosome 10, bCorHaw1.pri.cur, whole genome shotgun sequence genome includes a window with the following:
- the TFRC gene encoding transferrin receptor protein 1 isoform X1: protein MDHARAAISNLFGGEPTSYTRFSIARQMDGDNSHVEMKLAADDEEGGEIGRPEHLHASMSPPRRNGKNLCFIVMAAVLLLLIGFLIGYLSYRGRMQRVNRCLDGSGNCEMTPTASYFSDDGTEEEEVPVPHILYWPELRNMLSAKLSAAHLEANLRQREGKNSFEAGKFEDETTASYIHDQFTSFRLDDVWNDEHYIRVQDKGSSNNQVFIIEDGGPEELLESPDAYVAYSKSDTVTGKPIYVNYGRKEDFQQIRNMGVPMNGTIIIFRAGKITLAEKAANAREEGAVGALMYLDPSDYKKTDLLVPFGHAHLGTGDPYTPGFPSFNHTQFPPVESSGLPRIPVQTISSQAAAALFRKMDGEKCLEEWTSGIMGCKVTVSSSSKMTVKLAVNNVMVDRKILNIFGVIKGFEEPDRYVVLGAQRDSWGPGAAKAGVGTAILLELARVISDMVKNDDYKPRRSIIFASWSAGEYGAVGATEWLEGYATTLHAKAFTYINLDTAVLGSKHIKISASPLLYSLLETTMKRVKDPTMDLRYLYSRVGSDWVKSVVPLDLDNAAFPFLAYSGIPVVSFGFYDEGDEYSFLGTTQDTLANLKAKTDKLYPLMRTAAEVAGQIALRLTHDHELFLDFDRYSEELLSFQEKILPFDSKVKALGLTLKWLFYARGDFQRAADALRRDIANSDRENRIVRRSLNDRMMKVEYDFLSPYLSPKDAPFRHIFFGKGSHTLQSLLENLEQLEVNGDSVDVNKLKEQLALATWTIKGAANALVGDIWNTDNEI from the exons ATGGACCATGCCAGAGCAGCAATCTCTAACTTG TTTGGTGGAGAGCCAACGTCATACACACGCTTCAGCATTGCCCGGCAAATGGATGGAGACAACAGCCACGTGGAGATGAAGCTGGCTGCTGATGatgaggaaggaggggaaattGGGAGACCAGAGCACCTGCATGCCAGCATGTCTCCTCCACGGAGGAATGGCAAGAACCTCTGCTTCATAGTCATGGCAGCTGTCCTCCTCCTTTTGATTG GGTTTCTCATCGGCTACTTGAGTTACCGTGGACGAATGCAGAGGGTTAACAGGTGTCTGGATGGAAGTGGCAACTGTGAGATGACTCCTACTGCATCTTACTTCTCAGATGATGgaacagaggaggaagaggttCCTGTACCACATATCTTATACTGGCCTGAACTCAGAAACATGTTGTCAGCTAAACTGTCAGCTGCGCATCTTGAGGCCAACCTGAG GCAAAGAGAAGGTAAGAATTCTTTTGAAGCTGGCAAGTTTGAAGACGAGACCACTGCCAGCTACATTCATGACCAGTTCACCAGCTTCCGCTTGGATGATGTGTGGAATGATGAGCACTACATCAGGGTGCAGGATAAAGGCAG TAGCAACAACCAAGTGTTCATTATAGAAGATGGTGGTCCAGAAGAGTTACTGGAGAGTCCTGATGCATATGTGGCATACAGCAAGAGCGACACAGTTACT GGCAAACCCATCTATGTGAACTATGGACGGAAAGAGGACTTTCAGCAGATACGAAATATGGGTGTTCCAATGAATGGGACTATAATCATcttcagagctggaaaaataacCCTTGCTGAGAAG GCTGCAAATGccagagaggaaggagcagtTGGTGCCCTGATGTACCTGGATCCCTCAGATTACAAGAAAACAGATTTGCTTGTCCCCTTTGGACAT GCCCACCTTGGAACTGGAGACCCTTACACCCCAGGCTTCCCTTCTTTCAATCACACACAGTTCCCACCAGTGGAATCTTCTGGACTACCTCGCATTCCTGTTCAGACTATCTCTAGCCAAGCAGCAGCCGCACTGTTCAG aaaaatGGATGGAGAAAAATGCCTTGAGGAGTGGACATCTGGTATCATGGGATGTAAGGTGacagtgagcagcagcagcaagatgaCAGTGAAACTGGCCGTGAACAACGTTATGGTGGACAGGAAGATTCTGAACATCTTTGGTGTTATCAAGGGATTTGAAGAACCAG ATCGGTACGTTGTGCTCGGAGCCCAGAGAGACTCCTGGGGGCCAGGAGCGGCCAAGGCTGGCGTTGGCACTGCCATCTTGTTGGAACTTGCCCGTGTGATCTCGGACATGGTGAAAAATG ATGACTACAAACCACGGCGCAGCATTATCTTTGCTAGCTGGAGTGCGGGAGAGTATGGAGCTGTGGGTGCTACCGAGTGGCTGGAG GGGTACGCCACCACGCTGCATGCCAAAGCCTTCACTTACATCAACTTGGATACTGCAGTCCTGG GCTCCAAACATATAAAGATTTCTGCTAGCCCATTGCTCTACTCATTGCTGGAGACAACTATGAAGAGG GTAAAGGACCCCACAATGGATTTGAGATACCTGTATAGCAGAGTTGGCTCTGACTGGGTAAAGAGCGT GGTTCCCCTTGATCTGGATAATGCAGCATTCCCTTTTCTGGCCTACTCAGGAATCCCAGTGGTTTCCTTTGGTTTCTACGAT GAAGGTGATGAATATTCCTTTTTGGGCACTACTCAGGACACTTTGGCTAACCTGAAAGCGAAGACTGATAAGTTGTATCCTCTCATGCGTACTGCTGCAGAAGTTGCTGGACAAATAGCTCTCAGGCTGACCCATGATCATGAGCTCTTCCTGGACTTCGATAGATACAGTGAAGAATTGCTATCATTCCAGGAAAAGATTTTGCCCTTCGATTCCAAAGTGAAG GCACTGGGGCTGACCTTGAAATGGCTGTTTTATGCCCGTGGAGACTTCCAGCGAGCTGCAGATGCACTGAGAAGAGACATCGCAAACAGTGACAGGGAAAACAGGATTGTCCGCAGATCCCTGAATGACAGGATGATGAAG GTGGAATACGACTTCCTCTCCCCATACCTCTCACCAAAAGATGCTCCCTTCCGCCATATCTTCTTTGGCAAAGGCTCCCACACCCTGCAGAGTCTGCTGGAgaacctggagcagctggaagtcAACGGGGACAGCGTGGATGTGAACAAGCTGAAAGAACAACTGGCCCTGGCGACCTGGACCATTAAAGGGGCTGCCAATGCTTTAGTGGGTGATATCTGGAACACGGACAACGAAATCTAG
- the TFRC gene encoding transferrin receptor protein 1 isoform X2, with protein MDGDNSHVEMKLAADDEEGGEIGRPEHLHASMSPPRRNGKNLCFIVMAAVLLLLIGFLIGYLSYRGRMQRVNRCLDGSGNCEMTPTASYFSDDGTEEEEVPVPHILYWPELRNMLSAKLSAAHLEANLRQREGKNSFEAGKFEDETTASYIHDQFTSFRLDDVWNDEHYIRVQDKGSSNNQVFIIEDGGPEELLESPDAYVAYSKSDTVTGKPIYVNYGRKEDFQQIRNMGVPMNGTIIIFRAGKITLAEKAANAREEGAVGALMYLDPSDYKKTDLLVPFGHAHLGTGDPYTPGFPSFNHTQFPPVESSGLPRIPVQTISSQAAAALFRKMDGEKCLEEWTSGIMGCKVTVSSSSKMTVKLAVNNVMVDRKILNIFGVIKGFEEPDRYVVLGAQRDSWGPGAAKAGVGTAILLELARVISDMVKNDDYKPRRSIIFASWSAGEYGAVGATEWLEGYATTLHAKAFTYINLDTAVLGSKHIKISASPLLYSLLETTMKRVKDPTMDLRYLYSRVGSDWVKSVVPLDLDNAAFPFLAYSGIPVVSFGFYDEGDEYSFLGTTQDTLANLKAKTDKLYPLMRTAAEVAGQIALRLTHDHELFLDFDRYSEELLSFQEKILPFDSKVKALGLTLKWLFYARGDFQRAADALRRDIANSDRENRIVRRSLNDRMMKVEYDFLSPYLSPKDAPFRHIFFGKGSHTLQSLLENLEQLEVNGDSVDVNKLKEQLALATWTIKGAANALVGDIWNTDNEI; from the exons ATGGATGGAGACAACAGCCACGTGGAGATGAAGCTGGCTGCTGATGatgaggaaggaggggaaattGGGAGACCAGAGCACCTGCATGCCAGCATGTCTCCTCCACGGAGGAATGGCAAGAACCTCTGCTTCATAGTCATGGCAGCTGTCCTCCTCCTTTTGATTG GGTTTCTCATCGGCTACTTGAGTTACCGTGGACGAATGCAGAGGGTTAACAGGTGTCTGGATGGAAGTGGCAACTGTGAGATGACTCCTACTGCATCTTACTTCTCAGATGATGgaacagaggaggaagaggttCCTGTACCACATATCTTATACTGGCCTGAACTCAGAAACATGTTGTCAGCTAAACTGTCAGCTGCGCATCTTGAGGCCAACCTGAG GCAAAGAGAAGGTAAGAATTCTTTTGAAGCTGGCAAGTTTGAAGACGAGACCACTGCCAGCTACATTCATGACCAGTTCACCAGCTTCCGCTTGGATGATGTGTGGAATGATGAGCACTACATCAGGGTGCAGGATAAAGGCAG TAGCAACAACCAAGTGTTCATTATAGAAGATGGTGGTCCAGAAGAGTTACTGGAGAGTCCTGATGCATATGTGGCATACAGCAAGAGCGACACAGTTACT GGCAAACCCATCTATGTGAACTATGGACGGAAAGAGGACTTTCAGCAGATACGAAATATGGGTGTTCCAATGAATGGGACTATAATCATcttcagagctggaaaaataacCCTTGCTGAGAAG GCTGCAAATGccagagaggaaggagcagtTGGTGCCCTGATGTACCTGGATCCCTCAGATTACAAGAAAACAGATTTGCTTGTCCCCTTTGGACAT GCCCACCTTGGAACTGGAGACCCTTACACCCCAGGCTTCCCTTCTTTCAATCACACACAGTTCCCACCAGTGGAATCTTCTGGACTACCTCGCATTCCTGTTCAGACTATCTCTAGCCAAGCAGCAGCCGCACTGTTCAG aaaaatGGATGGAGAAAAATGCCTTGAGGAGTGGACATCTGGTATCATGGGATGTAAGGTGacagtgagcagcagcagcaagatgaCAGTGAAACTGGCCGTGAACAACGTTATGGTGGACAGGAAGATTCTGAACATCTTTGGTGTTATCAAGGGATTTGAAGAACCAG ATCGGTACGTTGTGCTCGGAGCCCAGAGAGACTCCTGGGGGCCAGGAGCGGCCAAGGCTGGCGTTGGCACTGCCATCTTGTTGGAACTTGCCCGTGTGATCTCGGACATGGTGAAAAATG ATGACTACAAACCACGGCGCAGCATTATCTTTGCTAGCTGGAGTGCGGGAGAGTATGGAGCTGTGGGTGCTACCGAGTGGCTGGAG GGGTACGCCACCACGCTGCATGCCAAAGCCTTCACTTACATCAACTTGGATACTGCAGTCCTGG GCTCCAAACATATAAAGATTTCTGCTAGCCCATTGCTCTACTCATTGCTGGAGACAACTATGAAGAGG GTAAAGGACCCCACAATGGATTTGAGATACCTGTATAGCAGAGTTGGCTCTGACTGGGTAAAGAGCGT GGTTCCCCTTGATCTGGATAATGCAGCATTCCCTTTTCTGGCCTACTCAGGAATCCCAGTGGTTTCCTTTGGTTTCTACGAT GAAGGTGATGAATATTCCTTTTTGGGCACTACTCAGGACACTTTGGCTAACCTGAAAGCGAAGACTGATAAGTTGTATCCTCTCATGCGTACTGCTGCAGAAGTTGCTGGACAAATAGCTCTCAGGCTGACCCATGATCATGAGCTCTTCCTGGACTTCGATAGATACAGTGAAGAATTGCTATCATTCCAGGAAAAGATTTTGCCCTTCGATTCCAAAGTGAAG GCACTGGGGCTGACCTTGAAATGGCTGTTTTATGCCCGTGGAGACTTCCAGCGAGCTGCAGATGCACTGAGAAGAGACATCGCAAACAGTGACAGGGAAAACAGGATTGTCCGCAGATCCCTGAATGACAGGATGATGAAG GTGGAATACGACTTCCTCTCCCCATACCTCTCACCAAAAGATGCTCCCTTCCGCCATATCTTCTTTGGCAAAGGCTCCCACACCCTGCAGAGTCTGCTGGAgaacctggagcagctggaagtcAACGGGGACAGCGTGGATGTGAACAAGCTGAAAGAACAACTGGCCCTGGCGACCTGGACCATTAAAGGGGCTGCCAATGCTTTAGTGGGTGATATCTGGAACACGGACAACGAAATCTAG